From a region of the Nothobranchius furzeri strain GRZ-AD chromosome 12, NfurGRZ-RIMD1, whole genome shotgun sequence genome:
- the nt5c2a gene encoding 5'-nucleotidase, cytosolic IIa isoform X1, protein MTTSWSDRLQNCADLPANMDGTALKKYRREAHHSFPKDLAQKHPAMRVFVNRSLAMEKIKCFGFDMDYTLAVYKSPEYESLGFDLTVERLVSIGYPQELLNFVYDPSFPTRGLVFDTTYGNLLKVDAYGNILVCVHGFNFLRGPEIREMYPNKFIQRGDTDRFYILNTLFNLPETYLFACLVDFFSNCSRYSSCEAGFKDGDLFMSYKSMFQDVRDAVDWVHFKGSLKEKTVENLEKYVVKDPKLPLLLSRMNEVAKVFLVTNSDYKYTQKIMTYLFDFPYGPKLGTPHRPWQSYFDLILVDARKPVFFGEGTVLRQVDTATGRLKIGTYTGPLHHGIVYSGGSSDIVCDLLGAKGKDIIYIGDHIFGDILKSKKRQGWRTFLVIPELAQELHVWTDKSSIFVELQSLECFLAELYKHLDSSSNERPDISSLQRRIKKVTHDMDMCYGMMGSLFRSGSRPTLFASQVMRYADLYAASFINLLYYPFSYLFRAAHVLMPHESTVEHSHVGLIDTESPLATRNRQDVDFKEMESKRHQLTRSVSEIQPPHLFAPPPQEITHCHDEDDDEEEEE, encoded by the exons ATGACAACTTCATGGAGTGACCGTTTGCAGAACTGTGCAGATCTACCTGCCAACATGGACGGCACGGCTCTGAAGAAATACCGACGTGAAGCTCACCACAG CTTTCCAAAGGATTTGGCCCAAAAACATCCTGCAATGAG AGTGTTTGTCAACAGAAGCCTGGCCATGGAGAAGATCAAGTGTTTTGGATTTGATATGGATTATACTCTTGCTG tgtacaAGTCTCCTGAGTACGAGTCGCTGGGCTTCGATCTGACGGTGGAGCGCCTGGTGTCCATCGGTTATCCACAGGAGTTGCTGAACTTTGTCTACGACCCCTCCTTTCCCACCAG AGGTCTGGTCTTTGACACCACGTACGGGAACCTGCTGAAGGTGGATGCCTATGGAAACATTCTGGTGTGTGTTCACGGGTTCAACTTCTTGAGGGG ACCTGAGATCAGAGAGATGTACCCGAACAAATTCATCCAGCGGGGAGACACAGACCGCTTCTATATCCTAAACACGCTCTTCAACCTGCCTG AAACCTACCTCTTTGCATGCTTGGTGGATTTCTTCAGTAATTGCTCCAGATACTCAag CTGTGAAGCTGGCTTCAAAGATGGAGACCTCTTCATGTCCTACAAGAGCATGTTCCAAGATGTGCGAGACGCAGTGGACTGGGTTCACTTCAAG GGTTCCTTAAAAGAAAAGACCGTGGAGAACCTGGAGAAGTACGTTGTGAAAGAC CCGAAGCTTCCTCTCCTCCTCAGCCGCATGAATGAAGTAGCCAAAGTCTTCCTGGTGACCAACAGCGATTATAAATACACCCAG AAAATTATGACCTACCTGTTTGACTTTCCCTATGGTCCAAAG CTCGGGACGCCCCACCGGCCCTGGCAGTCCTACTTTGACCTGATTCTGGTGGATGCTCGTAAACCCGTATTCTTTGGGGAGGGTACGGTCCTGAGGCAGGTGGACACG GCAACGGGGCGGCTAAAGATCGGCACCTACACCGGACCTCTGCATCACGGGATTGTTTACTCTGGAG GATCTTCAGACATTGTTTGTGACCTCCTGGGAGCTAAAGGAAAGGACATCATCTACATCGGAGATCACATTTTTGGTGACATTCTCAAATCCAAGAAGCGCCAGGGCTGGAGGACATTCCTGGTCATACCTGAGTTGGCCCAGGAGCTGCATGTGTGGACAGACAAGAGCT CCATCTTTGTGGAGCTTCAGTCTCTGGAATGTTTCCTCGCAGAACTTTACAA GCATCTGGATAGCAGCAGCAACGAGAGGCCTGATATCAGCTCCCTGCAGAGACGTATTAAG AAAGTCACTCATGACATGGACATGTGCTACGGCATGATGGGAAGTTTGTTTCGGAGCGGATCTCGACCGACGCTGTTTGCCTCCCAGGTGATGCGTTACGCTGACCTGTACGCGGCGTCCTTCATCAACCTGCTCTACTACCCGTTCAGCTACCTGTTCAGGGCTGCTCATGTGCTG ATGCCTCACGAGTCGACGGTGGAGCACTCACACGTCGGCCTCATCGACACCGAGTCGCCGCTCGCCACCCGGAACCGCCAAGACGTTGACTTTAAAGAGATGGAGAGTAAACggcaccaactgaccagatccgtcAGTGAGATCCAACCCCCCCATTTATTCGCTCCGCCTCCACAGGAGATCACACACTGCCATGATGAAGAcgatgatgaggaggaagaggagtag
- the LOC139062241 gene encoding LOW QUALITY PROTEIN: calcium homeostasis modulator protein 2-like (The sequence of the model RefSeq protein was modified relative to this genomic sequence to represent the inferred CDS: inserted 2 bases in 1 codon; deleted 1 base in 1 codon): MLIYLFIFLIPPSSGLVLFRHLMAPSQQSLSHPGLKQNVDLSSSILKTSGNFQKLSLSFYVYNPTDLIDTSCCLCLSGVGHFCEQLDISLEVFEQLDLSVKPLVPSWSPLLSSQRAFALLGSIAGRAAVAPLTWVIISLLQGQAYLCAXSEFVDPKTLEGFPTGQGSEVMAKFLCPGIPAELQSFWLHIKRQLMYESQLIGWLLVAGMVLMTFLVQCVKHCTSPLSHRQEDYWSQYRSNEKTLFECTACAHARIVAAHNIRSFFGFVVPEQEEKEELMEHQNAAGPICSTNWDRVTGVYLYREKNGLPLYSRLNKGATYSLENNMGALEKEMEALG, from the exons ATGTTGA TTTATCTGTTCATCTTCCTCATCCCTCCATCCTCTGGGCTTGTCCTGTTCCGTCACCTCATGGCTCCGAGTCAACA GTCTCTGAGTCATCCAGGACTGAAGCAGAACGTGGACCTGTCCTCCTCT attttaaaaacttcAGGAAACTTCCAGAAGTTGAGTTTAT CTTTTTACGTTTACAACCCAACAGATTTGATAGATACAAGCTGCTGCCTGTGTCTCAGTGGAGTTGGACATTTCTGTGAGCAGTTGGACATTTCT TTGGAAGTCTTTGAACAGTTGGACCTATCTGTAAAACCTCTGGTCCCATCATGGTCGCCGCTGCTCTCCTCACAGAGAGCTTTCGCTCTACTGGGAAGCATCGCTGGTCGGGCCGCGGTGGCTCCCCTGACCTGGGTGATCATCTCCTTGCTGCAGGGCCAGGCGTACCTGTGTGC CTCTGAGTTTGTTGACCCCAAGACATTAGAAGGTTTCCCCACAGGAcaggggtcagaggtcatggCAAAATTCCTATGTCCGGGTATTCCAGCAGAGCTGCAGAGCTTCTGGCTACACATTAAGCGACAGCTGATGTATGAATCACAG CTGATTGGCTGGTTGCTGGTGGCAGGAATGGTGCTGATGACTTTCCTTGTGCAGTGTGTGAAACACTGCACTTCTCCCCTCAGCCACCGGCAGGAGGACTACTGGTCCCAGTACCGCTCAAATGAAAAGACCTTGTTTGAATGCACAGCCTGTGCACACGCCCGCATCGTGGCAGCACACAACATTAGGAGCTTCTTTGGCTTTGTGGTgccggagcaggaggagaaggaggagctgATGGAGCATCAGAATGCTGCTGGTCCAATCTGCAGCACCAACTGGGACAGAGTAACTGGTGTTTATCTCTACAGAGAGAAGAACGGGCTTCCCTTGTACAGCAGGCTTAAT AAAGGCGCCACCTACAGTCTAGAGAATAACATGGGGGCCTTGGAAAAGGAAATGGAGGCACTTGGCTGA
- the calhm3 gene encoding calcium homeostasis modulator protein 3 has product MERLKLVLQYFQSNSESISNGICIVLALVSVKLYTSFDFNCPCLPQYNKLYSLGVMVVPPIILFFLGVLINRHTGVMMDEWMRPVGNRSKNPAVVKYLFSAMLQRALLAPMVWILVTLLDGKIFICAFSVSVDPGLFSGAPNNTDLDMIRIMAKVPCKEDVIFRNSSFRKAVSRYVRCYSQAVGWSVLLFLIILGALGRLIKPCFDDHAGFLQTRYWSNYLDVEQKLFDETCVLHARDFARKCVVQFFEDMREDTVLRFPHPSVVCNHKEGWEEEEEERLHGVTRQKQMDELLNKWYYSKPELDVTRMAHRPRACVTWEDRHGRTLYSDV; this is encoded by the exons ATGGAGCGTCTGAAGCTGGTTCTGCAGTACTTCCAGTCCAACTCCGAGTCCATCTCCAACGGGATCTGTATCGTCCTGGCTCTGGTCAGCGTGAAGCTCTACACCAGCTTTGACTTCAACTGTCCGTGTCTTCCTCAGTATAACAAACTCTACTCCCttggggtgatggtggtgccgccCATCATCCTGTTCTTCCTGGGGGTCCTCATCAACCGGCACACAGGTGTGATGATGGACGAGTGGATGAGACCCGTCGGGAACCGCTCCAAAAACCCCGCCGTGGTCAA GTACCTGTTCTCTGCCATGCTCCAGCGGGCCCTGCTGGCACCGATGGTCTGGATTCTGGTCACGTTGTTGGATGGAAAAATCTTCATCTGTGCTTTCAGCGTGAGTGTCGACCCTGGCCTCTTCTCAG GTGCTCCTAACAACACGGATCTGGATATGATTAGGATCATGGCCAAAGTTCCCTGCAAGGAGGACGTGATCTTTAGGAACAGCTCCTTCCGGAAAGCCGTCTCTCGTTACGTCCGCTGTTACTCCCAG GCTGTGGGCTGGTCTGTCCTGCTGTTCCTCATCATACTGGGAGCACTGGGACGCCTCATCAAGCCCTGCTTCGACGACCACGCCGGCTTCCTGCAGACACGCTACTGGAGCAACTACCTAGATGTTGAGCAGAAGCTTTTCGACGAGACCTGCGTGCTGCACGCACGAGACTTTGCTAGAAAATGTGTGGTGCAGTTTTTTGAGGACATGAGGGAGGACACGGtgcttcgttttcctcatccatccGTCGTCTGCAACCACAAGGAggggtgggaggaggaggaggaggagaggcttCACGGGGTAACGAGGCAGAAGCAGATGGACGAGCTGCTCAACAAGTGGTACTACAGTAAACCAGAGCTGGACGTGACCCGGATGGCCCACAGACCCAGAGCCTGCGTTACCTGGGAGGACCGACACGGGAGGACTTTATATTCAGATGTTTAG
- the nt5c2a gene encoding 5'-nucleotidase, cytosolic IIa isoform X2: MTTSWSDRLQNCADLPANMDGTALKKYRREAHHRVFVNRSLAMEKIKCFGFDMDYTLAVYKSPEYESLGFDLTVERLVSIGYPQELLNFVYDPSFPTRGLVFDTTYGNLLKVDAYGNILVCVHGFNFLRGPEIREMYPNKFIQRGDTDRFYILNTLFNLPETYLFACLVDFFSNCSRYSSCEAGFKDGDLFMSYKSMFQDVRDAVDWVHFKGSLKEKTVENLEKYVVKDPKLPLLLSRMNEVAKVFLVTNSDYKYTQKIMTYLFDFPYGPKLGTPHRPWQSYFDLILVDARKPVFFGEGTVLRQVDTATGRLKIGTYTGPLHHGIVYSGGSSDIVCDLLGAKGKDIIYIGDHIFGDILKSKKRQGWRTFLVIPELAQELHVWTDKSSIFVELQSLECFLAELYKHLDSSSNERPDISSLQRRIKKVTHDMDMCYGMMGSLFRSGSRPTLFASQVMRYADLYAASFINLLYYPFSYLFRAAHVLMPHESTVEHSHVGLIDTESPLATRNRQDVDFKEMESKRHQLTRSVSEIQPPHLFAPPPQEITHCHDEDDDEEEEE; the protein is encoded by the exons ATGACAACTTCATGGAGTGACCGTTTGCAGAACTGTGCAGATCTACCTGCCAACATGGACGGCACGGCTCTGAAGAAATACCGACGTGAAGCTCACCACAG AGTGTTTGTCAACAGAAGCCTGGCCATGGAGAAGATCAAGTGTTTTGGATTTGATATGGATTATACTCTTGCTG tgtacaAGTCTCCTGAGTACGAGTCGCTGGGCTTCGATCTGACGGTGGAGCGCCTGGTGTCCATCGGTTATCCACAGGAGTTGCTGAACTTTGTCTACGACCCCTCCTTTCCCACCAG AGGTCTGGTCTTTGACACCACGTACGGGAACCTGCTGAAGGTGGATGCCTATGGAAACATTCTGGTGTGTGTTCACGGGTTCAACTTCTTGAGGGG ACCTGAGATCAGAGAGATGTACCCGAACAAATTCATCCAGCGGGGAGACACAGACCGCTTCTATATCCTAAACACGCTCTTCAACCTGCCTG AAACCTACCTCTTTGCATGCTTGGTGGATTTCTTCAGTAATTGCTCCAGATACTCAag CTGTGAAGCTGGCTTCAAAGATGGAGACCTCTTCATGTCCTACAAGAGCATGTTCCAAGATGTGCGAGACGCAGTGGACTGGGTTCACTTCAAG GGTTCCTTAAAAGAAAAGACCGTGGAGAACCTGGAGAAGTACGTTGTGAAAGAC CCGAAGCTTCCTCTCCTCCTCAGCCGCATGAATGAAGTAGCCAAAGTCTTCCTGGTGACCAACAGCGATTATAAATACACCCAG AAAATTATGACCTACCTGTTTGACTTTCCCTATGGTCCAAAG CTCGGGACGCCCCACCGGCCCTGGCAGTCCTACTTTGACCTGATTCTGGTGGATGCTCGTAAACCCGTATTCTTTGGGGAGGGTACGGTCCTGAGGCAGGTGGACACG GCAACGGGGCGGCTAAAGATCGGCACCTACACCGGACCTCTGCATCACGGGATTGTTTACTCTGGAG GATCTTCAGACATTGTTTGTGACCTCCTGGGAGCTAAAGGAAAGGACATCATCTACATCGGAGATCACATTTTTGGTGACATTCTCAAATCCAAGAAGCGCCAGGGCTGGAGGACATTCCTGGTCATACCTGAGTTGGCCCAGGAGCTGCATGTGTGGACAGACAAGAGCT CCATCTTTGTGGAGCTTCAGTCTCTGGAATGTTTCCTCGCAGAACTTTACAA GCATCTGGATAGCAGCAGCAACGAGAGGCCTGATATCAGCTCCCTGCAGAGACGTATTAAG AAAGTCACTCATGACATGGACATGTGCTACGGCATGATGGGAAGTTTGTTTCGGAGCGGATCTCGACCGACGCTGTTTGCCTCCCAGGTGATGCGTTACGCTGACCTGTACGCGGCGTCCTTCATCAACCTGCTCTACTACCCGTTCAGCTACCTGTTCAGGGCTGCTCATGTGCTG ATGCCTCACGAGTCGACGGTGGAGCACTCACACGTCGGCCTCATCGACACCGAGTCGCCGCTCGCCACCCGGAACCGCCAAGACGTTGACTTTAAAGAGATGGAGAGTAAACggcaccaactgaccagatccgtcAGTGAGATCCAACCCCCCCATTTATTCGCTCCGCCTCCACAGGAGATCACACACTGCCATGATGAAGAcgatgatgaggaggaagaggagtag
- the hells gene encoding lymphoid-specific helicase: MSCSVKEDSRSASPQCPKPDESEEPLGTSVETQSASDGCSESENVPEVVITKEMEDEEKKLMEEGERKEREMMEKARESWEKDSQDMRYKRLQHLLQKSNIYSKFLLTKMEQQHNEEKVRKERLGKKKKGPSGCVVESENDKKKRKRDEDYKIADVMSKEEIMSQVKRSRLGEKNAAPVQKELEAEDLEQMSDSNQDIKNRLSETVRDNAKHLLDPERKVNGQPVPVQQPRLFTGGVMRWYQIEGIEWLRMLWENGINGILADEMGLGKTIQCIALIAMMLERKVMGPFLVVAPLSTLPNWISEFKRFTPEVSVLLYHGTQPERAKVLKQIRRPQGPLGMCPVVVTSFEISMIDRKFLQRIQWKYLIVDEGHRIKNLNCRLVRELKTLPTDNKLLLTGTPLQNNLAELWSLLNFLLPEVFDDLKSFESWFDVDSLAGTENVVVAEREQNILSMLHQILTPFLLRRLKSDVALEVPPKKEIIVYAPLTPKQEVFYSAIVNNTIAKMLGQEKSEAPVVLTPGGRPKRRCRTAVDYRETEIDSDPVLDLDRYLERVRQEAEQSPSPVQDTWMPQDAQINLKLQNILMLLKRCCNHPYLLEYPLDPVTQEFQIDEQLVQNSGKFLILDRLLPALKDRGHKVLIFSQMTSILDILVDYCYLRGFQYSRLDGSMSYPEREENMRKFAADREVFVFLLSTRAGGLGINLTAADTVIIFDSDWNPQADLQAQDRCHRIGQTKPVVVYRLVTANTIDQKILERASAKRKLEQMVIHKKKFKGGKAELKSNRNCIDLEELQELLKAKGTEKEVKASRGKVISDKDLEILLDRSDLLDKDKSSMKEKVGVFRVIEAKDSSEIKLT; this comes from the exons atggatgctcagagTCAGAGAACGTTCCCGAAGTGGTCATCACCAAGGAGATGGAGGACGAAGAGAAGAAGCTCATGGAAGAAGGGGAGAGAAAAGAGAGGGAGATGATGGAAAAG GCGCGGGAGTCCTGGGAGAAGGACTCGCAGGACATGAGGTATAAGAGACTTCAACATTTGCTTCAGAAGAGCAACATCTACTCCAAATTCCTACTGACTAAAATGGAGCAGCAGCATAACGAG GAAAAAGTCAGAAAGGAAAGACTTGGGAAGAAAAAGAAG GGACCGAGCGGCTGCGTTGTTGAGTCAGAGAACG ataaaaagaagaggaagagagaTGAAGACTATAAAATAGCAGATGTTATGTCAAAGGAG GAAATCATGTCTCAGGTGAAAAGATCCAGACTGGGGGAAAAG AACGCTGCTCCTGTCCAGAAGGAATTAGAGGCTGAAGATCTGGAACAAATGAGTGACTCTAACCAAGACATAAAGAACCGACTCTCTGAGACTGTCCGGGACAACGCCAAACATCTCCTGGATCCTGAGAGGAAGGTGAACGGGCAGCCAGTGCCGGTCCAGCAGCCCCGGCTCTTCACTGGAGGAGTCATGCGGTGGTACCAGATCGAAGGCATCGAGTGGCTGAGG ATGTTGTGGGAGAACGGCATTAATGGGATCTTGGCGGATGAGATGGGACTGGGAAAAACGATCCAGTGTATCGCCCTCATCGCCATGATGCTGGAGAGGAAAGTAATGGGCCCCttcctggttgtggcccccctctCCACCCTGCCTAACTGGATCAGCGAGTTCAAGCGTTTCACTCCAGAG GTATCGGTGCTGCTGTATCACGGCACCCAGCCAGAGAGGGCTAAAGTACTGAAGCAGATCCGGAGGCCCCAGGGGCCCCTCGGCATGTGTCCGGTGGTGGTGACCTCCTTTGAGATCTCCATGATCGACAGGAAGTTTCTGCAG CGGATTCAGTGGAAGTATCTGATCGTGGACGAAGGCCACAGAATCAAAAATCTGAACTGTCGGCTGGTCCGAGAGCTGAAGACTCTTCCCACCGACAACAAGCTGCTGCTGACGGGAACGCCGCTCCAGAACAACCTGGCAGAGCTCTGGTCCCTCCTCAACTTCCTGCTGCCGGAGGTGTTTGATGACCTGAAGAG TTTCGAGTCGTGGTTCGACGTTGACTCTCTGGCCGGGACAGAGAACGTCGTGGTAGCCGAACGGGAGCAAAACATCCTGAGCATGCTGCACCAG ATCCTGACTCCATTCCTGCTGAGGAGGCTCAAGTCTGACGTGGCTCTGGAGGTTCCTCCCAAGAAGGAGATCATCGTTTATGCTCCGCTGACTCCCAAACAGGAAGTCTTCTACTCGGCTATCGTTAACAACACAATCGCCAAGATGCTGGGCCAGGAAAAG AGCGAAGCCCCCGTGGTTCTGACGCCCGGCGGCCGGCCCAAACGCCGCTGCAGGACGGCGGTGGACTACCGGGAAACGGAGATCGACTCGGACCCGGTCCTCGACCTGGACAGATACCTGGAGAGAGTTCGTCAGGAGGCTGAGCAGAG CCCCTCCCCTGTGCAGGACACTTGGATGCCGCAGGATGCCCAGATTAACCTGAAGCTCCAGAACATTCTCATGCTTCTGAAGAGGTGCTGTAACCACCCGTACCTGTTGGAGTACCCTCTGGACCCCGTCACTCAGGAGTTCCAG ATTGATGAGCAGCTGGTGCAGAACTCtgggaagttcctgatcctggaCCGGCTGCTGCCTGCTCTGAAGGACAGAGGACACAAG GTTCTGATCTTCAGTCAGATGACGTCCATCTTGGATATTCTGGTGGATTATTGCTACCTGAGAGGCTTCCAGTACAGCCGGCTGGACGGCAGCATGAGCTACCCTGAAAGAGAGGAAAAT atgaggaagtttgcagcagaTCGGGAGGTGTTTGTCTTCTTGCTGAGCACTCGAGCCGGAGGACTTGGGATCAACCTGACGGCTGCTGACACGGTCATCATCTTCGACAGCGACTGG AACCCGCAGGCAGACCTGCAAGCTCAGGACCGCTGTCATCGCATCGGTCAGACCAAACCAGTGGTGGTGTACCGCCTGGTCACGGCCAACACCATCGACCAGAAGATCCTGGAGAGGGCGTCGGCCAAAAGGAAGCTGGAGCAGATGGTCATCCATAAAA aaAAGTTTAAAGGAGGAAAAGCTGAGCTGAAGTCCAACAGAAACTGCATCGAtctggaggagctccaggagctGCTCAAAGCCAAAGGAACCGAGAA GGAGGTCAAGGCTTCCAGAGGGAAGGTGATCAGTGATAAAGACTTGGAGATCCTTCTGGATCGCAGCGACCTGCTGG ATAAAGACAAGAGCAGCATGAAGGAGAAGGTCGGAGTTTTCAGAGTGATTGAGGCTAAAGACTCGTCAGAGATCAAACTGACCTGA